The genomic DNA GGTCTTTTCACGATTGATGCAGCTACGGGAGCAGTTACATTACCAGGACAGGATTTTGAGAATCCAGCAGATGCAGATGGAGATAATATATATGAAGTAGAAGTAACGGTAACCGATGCAGATGGTAATACAGATACGGCAACAGTAGCTATAACGGTAACAGATGTTGTAGAAACAGCAGCAATCACGTTAGCAGATGTAAACGAAAGCACGCCAGAGAATGTAGCAATCACAGAGACTCCAGCTTTAGGAGGAGCTACACCAATAGGAGTAGTTACTTATACAATAACAGGAGGAGCAGACCAAGGTCTTTTCACGATTGACGCAGCTACGGGAGCAGTTACATTACCAGGACAGGATTTTGAGAATCCAGCAGATGCAAATGGAGATAATGTATATGAAGTAGAAGTAACGGTAACCGATGCAGATGGTAATGCAGATACGGCAACAGTAGCTATAACGGTAACAGATGTTGTAGAAACAGCAGCAATCACGTTAGCAGATGTAAACGAAAGCACGCCAGAGAATGTAGCAATCACAGAGACTCCAGCTTTAGGAGGAGCTACACCAATAGGAGTAGTTACTTATACAATAACAGGAGGAGCAGACCAAGGTCTTTTCACGATTGACGCAGCTACGGGAGCAGTTACATTACCAGGACAGGATTTTGAGAATCCAGCAGATGCAGATGGAGATAATGTATATGAAGTAGAAGTAACGGTAACCGATGCAGATGGTAATGCAGATACGGCAACAGTAGCTATAACGGTAACAGATGTTGTAGAAACAGCAGCAATCACATTAGCAGATGTAAACGAAAGCACGCCAGAGAATGTGGCAATCACAGAGACTCCAGTTTTAACAGGAACGCCTATTGGTACTCCAACTTATACAATAACAGGAGGAGCAGACCAAGGTCTTTTCACGATTGACGCAGCTACGGGAGCAGTTACATTACCAGGACAGGATTTTGAGAATCCAGCAGATGCAGATGGAGATAATGTATATGAAGTAGAAGTAACGGTAACCGATGCAGATGGTAATACAGATACGGCAACAGTAGCTATAACAGTAACGGATGTTGTAGAAACAGCAGCAATCACATTAGCAGATGTAAACGAAAGCACGCCAGAGAATGTAGCAATCACAGAGACTCCAGCTTTAGGAGGAGCTACACCAATAGGAGTAGTTACTTATACAATAACAGGAGGAGCAGACCAAGGTCTTTTCACGATTGATGCAGCTACGGGAGCAGTTACATTACCAGGACAGGATTTTGAGAATCCAGCAGATGCAAATGGAGATAATATATATGAAGTAGAAGTAACGGTAACCGATGCAGATGGTAATACAGATACGGCAACAGTAGCTATAACAGTAACAGATGTTGTAGAAACAGCAGCAATCACATTAGCAGATGTAAACGAAAGCACGCCAGAGAATGTAGCAATCACAGAGACTCCAGCTTTAGGAGGAGCTACACCAATAGGAGTAGTTACTTATACAATAACAGGAGGAGCAGACCAAGGTCTTTTCACGATTGATGCAGCTACGGGAGCAGTTACATTACCAGGACAGGATTTTGAGAATCCAGCAGATGCAAATGGAGATAATATATATGAAGTAGAAGTAACGGTAACCGATGCAGATGGTAATGCAGATACGACAACAGTAGCTATAACAGTAACAGATGTTGTAGAAACAGCAGCAATCACATTAGCAGATGTAAACGAAAGCACGCCAGAGAATGTAGCAATCACAGAGACTCCAGCTTTAGGAGGAGCTACACCAATAGGAGTAGTTACTTATACAATAACAGGAGGAGCAGACCAAGGTCTTTTCACGATTGACGCAGCTACGGGAGCAGTTACATTACCAGGACAGGATTTTGAGAATCCAGCAGATGCAGATGGAGATAATGTATATGAAGTAGAAGTAACGGTAACCGATGCAGATGGTAATGCAGATACGGCAACAGTAGCTATAACGGTAACAGATGTTGTAGAAACAGCAGCAATCACATTAGCAGATGTAAACGAAAGCACGCCAGAGAATGTGGCAATCACAGAGACTCCAGCTTTAGGAGGAGCTACACCAATAGGAGTAGTTACTTATACAATAACAGGAGGAGCAGACCAAGGTCTTTTCACGATTGACGCAGCTACGGGAGCAGTTACATTACCAGGACAGGATTTTGAGAACCCAGCAGATGCAGATGGAGATAATGTATATGAAGTAGAAGTAACGGTAACCGATGCAGATGGTAATACAGATACGGCAACAGTAGCTATAACAGTAACGGATGTTGTAGAAACAGCAGCAATCACATTAGCAGATGTAAACGAAAGCACGCCAGAGAATGTGGCAATCACAGAGACTCCAGTTTTAACAGGAACGCCTATTGGTACTCCAACTTATACAATAACAGGAGGAGCAGACCAAGGTCTTTTCACGATTGATGCAGCTACGGGAGCAGTTACATTACCAGGACAGGATTTTGAGAATCCAGCAGATGCAGATGGAGATAATGTATATGAAGTAGAAGTAACGGTAACCGATGCAGATGGTAATACAGATACGGCAACAGTAGCTATAACGGTAACAGATGTTGTAGAAACAGCAGCAATCACATTAGCAGATGTAAATGAAAGTACACCAGAGAATGTAGCAATCACAGAGACTCCAGCTTTAGGAGGAGCTACACCAATAGGAGTAGTTACTTATACAATAACAGGAGGAGCAGACCAAGGTCTTTTCACGATTGATGCAGCTACGGGAGCAGTTACATTACCAGGACAGGATTTTGAGAATCCAGCAGATGCAGATGGAGATAATGTATATGAAGTAGAAGTAACGGTAACCGATGCAGATGGTAATGCAGATACGGCAACAGTAGCTATAACGGTAACAGATGTTGTAGAAACAGCAGCAATCACGTTAGCAGATGTAAATGAAAGTACACCAGAGAATGTAGCAATCACAGAGACTCCAGTTTTAACAGGAACGCCTATTGGTACTCCAACTTATACAATAACAGGAGGAGCAGACCAAGGTCTTTTCACGATTGATGCAGCTACGGGAGCAGTTACATTACCAGGACAGGATTTTGAGAATCCAGCAGATGCAAATGGAGATAATGTATATGAAGTAGAAGTAACGGTAACCGATGCAGATGGTAATACAGATACGGTAACAGTAGCTATAACGGTAACAGATGTTATAGAAACAGCAGCAATCACATTAGCAGATGTAAATGAAAGTACACCAGAGAATGTAGCAATCACAGAGACTCCAGCTTTAGGAGGAGCTACACCAATAGGAGTAGTTACTTATACAATAACAGGAGGAGCAGACCAAGGTCTTTTCACGATTGATGCAGCTACGGGAGCAGTTACATTACCAGGACAGGATTTTGAGAATCCAGCAGATGCAAATGGAGATAATGTATATGAAGTAGAAGTAACGGTAACCGATGCAGATGGTAATACAGATACGGCAACAGTAGCTATAACAGTAACAGATGTTGTAGAAACAGCAGCAATCACATTAGCAGATGTAAACGAAAGCACGCCAGAGAATGTAGCAATCACAGAGACTCCAGCTTTAGGAGGAGCTACACCAATAGGAGTAGTTACTTATACAATAACAGGAGGAGCAGACCAAGGTCTTTTCACGATTGATGCAGCTACGGGAGCAGTTACATTACCAGGACAGGATTTTGAGAATCCAGCAGATGCAAATGGAGATAATATATATGAAGTAGAAGTAACGGTAACCGATGCAGATGGTAATACAGATACGGCTACAGTAGCTATAACGGTAACAGATGTTGTAGAAACAGCAGCAATCACATTAGCAGATGTAAACGAAAGCACGCCAGAGAATGTGGCAATCACAGAGACTCCAGCTTTAGGAGGAGCTACACCAATAGGAGTAGTTACTTATACAATAACAGGAGGAGCAGACCAAGGTCTTTTCACGATTGATGCAGCTACGGGAGCAGTTACATTACCAGGACAGGATTTTGAGAATCCAGCAGATGCAAATGGAGATAATATATATGAAGTAGAAGTAACGGTAACCGATGCAGATGGTAATACAGATACGGCTACAGTAGCTATAACGGTAACAGATGTTGTAGAAACAGCAGCAATCACATTAGCAGATGTAAACGAAAGCACGCCAGAGAATGTAGCAATCACAGAGACTCCAGCTTTAGGAGGAGCTACACCAATAGGAGTAGTTACTTATACAATAACAGGAGGAGCAGACCAAGGTCTTTTCACGATTGATGCAGCTACGGGAGCAGTTACATTACCAGGACAGGATTTTGAGAATCCAGCAGATGCAAATGGAGATAATGTATATGAAGTAGAAGTAACGGTAACCGATGCAGATGGTAATACAGATACGGCAACAGTAGCTATAACAGTAACAGATGTTGTAGAAACAGCAGCAATCACATTAGCAGATGTAAACGAAAGCACGCCAGAGAATGTAGCAATCACAGAGACTCCAGCTTTAGGAGGAGCTACACCAATAGGAGTAGTTACTTATACAATAACAGGAGGAGCAGACCAAGGTCTTTTCACGATTGATGCAGCTACGGGAGCAGTTACATTACCAGGACAGGATTTTGAGAATCCAGCAGATGCAAATGGAGATAATATATATGAAGTAGAAGTAACGGTAACCGATGCAGATGGTAATACAGATACGGCTACAGTAGCTATAACGGTAACAGATGTTGTAGAAACAGCAGCAATCACGTTAGCAGATGTAAACGAAAGCACGCCAGAGAATGTGGCAATCACAGAGACTCCAGTTTTAGGAGGAGCTACACCAATAGGAGTAGTTACTTATACAATAACAGGAGGAGCAGACCAAGGTCTTTTCACGATTGACGCAGCTACGGGAGCAGTTACATTACCAGGACAGGATTTTGAGAATCCAGCAGATGCAAATGGAGATAATGTATATGAAGTAGAAGTAACGGTAACCGATGCAGATGGTAATACAGATACGGCTACAGTAGCTATAACGGTAACAGATGTTGTAGAAACAGCAGCAATCACATTAGCAGATGTAAACGAAAGCACGCCAGAGAATGTAGCAATCACAGAGACTCCAGCTTTAGGAGGAGCTACACCAATAGGAGTAGTTACTTATACAATAACAGGAGGAGCAGACCAAGGTCTTTTCACGATTGACGCAGCTACGGGAGCAGTTACATTACCAGGACAGGATTTTGAGAATCCAGCGGATGCAAATGGAGATAATGTATATGAAGTAGAAGTAACGGTAACCGATGCAGATGGTAATACAGATAAGGCAACAGTAGCTATAACAGTAACAAATGTTAATGATACGCCAACAGGTGTAGATGATAATTTGATAGTAGAAGAAGATAGTACTTCTGGTATAGATAATCAGATAAATGTAGGAATAAATGATGACTTAGGTATTGATGGAGGAGATGGAGATAACTATAGTTTAGATCCAGCAAATGGACCGAATAATGGTACTGTATCAGAAGTTTCAGATGGAGTATTTGAATATATTCCTAATCCAGATTTCACAGGAAACGATAGTTTTACTTATATTATTACGGATGCGAATGGAGATACAGATACTGCAATTGTAACGGTAACAGTAAGTCCAGTACCAGATAGTCAAGATGATACAGTTACTACAACAGAAGATACAGCGGTAATAGTGGGTATCTATGGGAATGACAATGATATACCAACGGATGGAACTTTAATAATAACAGATCCATCAAATGGAACAGTAACCATTGATAATGGAGGAACACCAAATAATCCAAGTGATGATGTAGTGACTTATACACCAGATGCTGATTTTAATGGGACAGATACTTTTGATTATACAATTTGTGATAATGCTTCACCAGCAAATTGCACTACGTCAACAGTAACGGTAACAGTAAGTCCAACACCAGATAGTCAAGATGATACAGTTACTACAACAGAAGATACAGCGGTAATAGTGGGTATCTATGGGAATGACAATGATATACCAACTGATGGAACTTTAATAACAACAGATCCATCAAATGGAACAGTAACCATTGATAATGGAGGAACACCAAATGATCCAAGTGATGATGTAGTGACTTATACACCAGATGCTGATTTTAATGGGACAGATACTTTTGATTATACAATTTGTGATAATGCTTCACCAGCAAATTGCACTACGTCAACAGTAACGGTAACAGTAAGTCCAGTACCAGATAGTCAAGATGATACAGTTACTACAACAGAAGATACAGCGGTAATAGTGGGTATCTATGGGAATGACAATGATATACCAACGGATGGAACTTTAATAATAACAGATCCATCAAATGGAACAGTAACCATTGATAATGGAGGAACACCAAATGATCCAAGTGATGATGTAGTGACTTATACACCAGATGCTGATTTTAATGGGACAGATACTTTTGATTATACAATTTGTGATAATGCTTCACCAGCAAATTGCACTACGTCAACAGTAACGGTAACAGTAAGTCCAGTACCAGATAGTCAAGATGATACAGTTACTACAACAGAAGATACAGCGGTAATAGTGGGTATCTATGGGAATGACAATGATATACCAACGGATGGAACTTTAATAATAACAGATCCATCAAATGGAACAGTAACC from Tenacibaculum maritimum NCIMB 2154 includes the following:
- a CDS encoding Ig-like domain-containing protein, whose product is MGKIYNRINMSEKWSKAFGFLLIVLAFSFTTESAFSQNAALVVNASTTDGNDTVNDTVDYEVSIRNTGNVILTSVNLTNTLGVALTLSGGDIANPGVLDPDEIWKYTGVYTNPSGAAVNNTFSLTTAEITTPITYAHIEAVHEDDYSSVTIVACSVIIANDDDFSGTNINTFLGGVAGNAITNNDTLNGVPVAAGDLNITTTANPENITVGADGSVNVPVNTPAGNYTITYQICEKINPTNCDDGEIDVTVYLPPSIADVNESTPENVAITETPVLTGTPIGTPTYTITGGADQGLFTIDAATGAVTLPGQDFENPADANGDNIYEVEVTVTDADGNTNKATVAITVTDVVETAAITLADVNESTPENVAITETPVLTGTPIGTPTYTITGGADQGLFTIDAATGAVTLPGQDFENPADANGDNIYEVEVTVTDADGNTNKATVAITVTDVVETAAITLADVNESTPENVAITETPALGGATPIGVVTYTITGGADQGLFTIDAATGAVTLPGQDFENPADANGDNIYEVEVTVTDADGNTDTTTVAITVTDVVETAAITLADVNESTPENVAITETPALGGATPIGVVTYTITGGADQGLFTIDAATGAVTLPGQDFENPADADGDNIYEVEVTVTDADGNADTATVAITVTDVVETAAITLADVNESTPENVAITETPALGGATPIGVVTYTITGGADQGLFTIDAATGAVTLPGQDFENPADADGDNVYEVEVTVTDADGNTDTATVAITVTDVVETAAITLADVNESTPENVAITETPVLTGTPIGTPTYTITGGADQGLFTIDAATGAVTLPGQDFENPADADGDNVYEVEVTVTDADGNTDTATVAITVTDVVETAAITLADVNESTPENVAITETPVLTGTPIGTPTYTITGGADQGLFTIDAATGAVTLPGQDFENPADADGDNVYEVEVTVTDADGNADTATVAITVTDVVETAAITLADVNESTPENVAITETPALGGATPIGVVTYTITGGADQGLFTIDAATGAVTLPGQDFENPADADGDNVYEVEVTVTDADGNTDTATVAITVTDVVETAAITLADVNESTPENVAITETPVLTGTPIGTPTYTITGGADQGLFTIDAATGAVTLPGQDFENPADADGDNVYEVEVTVTDADGNTDKATVAITVTDVVETAAITLADVNESTPENVAITETPALGGATPIGVVTYTITGGADQGLFTIDAATGAVTLPGQDFENPADADGDNIYEVEVTVTDADGNADTATVAITVTDVVETAAITLADVNESTPENVAITETPALGGATPIGVVTYTITGGADQGLFTIDAATGAVTLPGQDFENPADADGDNVYEVEVTVTDADGNTDKATVAITVTDVVETAAITLADVNESTPENVAITETPVLTGTPIGTPTYTITGGADQGLFTIDAATGAVTLPGQDFENPADADGDNIYEVEVTVTDADGNTDTATVAITVTDVVETAAITLADVNESTPENVAITETPALGGATPIGVVTYTITGGADQGLFTIDAATGAVTLPGQDFENPADANGDNVYEVEVTVTDADGNADTATVAITVTDVVETAAITLADVNESTPENVAITETPALGGATPIGVVTYTITGGADQGLFTIDAATGAVTLPGQDFENPADADGDNVYEVEVTVTDADGNADTATVAITVTDVVETAAITLADVNESTPENVAITETPVLTGTPIGTPTYTITGGADQGLFTIDAATGAVTLPGQDFENPADADGDNVYEVEVTVTDADGNTDTATVAITVTDVVETAAITLADVNESTPENVAITETPALGGATPIGVVTYTITGGADQGLFTIDAATGAVTLPGQDFENPADANGDNIYEVEVTVTDADGNTDTATVAITVTDVVETAAITLADVNESTPENVAITETPALGGATPIGVVTYTITGGADQGLFTIDAATGAVTLPGQDFENPADANGDNIYEVEVTVTDADGNADTTTVAITVTDVVETAAITLADVNESTPENVAITETPALGGATPIGVVTYTITGGADQGLFTIDAATGAVTLPGQDFENPADADGDNVYEVEVTVTDADGNADTATVAITVTDVVETAAITLADVNESTPENVAITETPALGGATPIGVVTYTITGGADQGLFTIDAATGAVTLPGQDFENPADADGDNVYEVEVTVTDADGNTDTATVAITVTDVVETAAITLADVNESTPENVAITETPVLTGTPIGTPTYTITGGADQGLFTIDAATGAVTLPGQDFENPADADGDNVYEVEVTVTDADGNTDTATVAITVTDVVETAAITLADVNESTPENVAITETPALGGATPIGVVTYTITGGADQGLFTIDAATGAVTLPGQDFENPADADGDNVYEVEVTVTDADGNADTATVAITVTDVVETAAITLADVNESTPENVAITETPVLTGTPIGTPTYTITGGADQGLFTIDAATGAVTLPGQDFENPADANGDNVYEVEVTVTDADGNTDTVTVAITVTDVIETAAITLADVNESTPENVAITETPALGGATPIGVVTYTITGGADQGLFTIDAATGAVTLPGQDFENPADANGDNVYEVEVTVTDADGNTDTATVAITVTDVVETAAITLADVNESTPENVAITETPALGGATPIGVVTYTITGGADQGLFTIDAATGAVTLPGQDFENPADANGDNIYEVEVTVTDADGNTDTATVAITVTDVVETAAITLADVNESTPENVAITETPALGGATPIGVVTYTITGGADQGLFTIDAATGAVTLPGQDFENPADANGDNIYEVEVTVTDADGNTDTATVAITVTDVVETAAITLADVNESTPENVAITETPALGGATPIGVVTYTITGGADQGLFTIDAATGAVTLPGQDFENPADANGDNVYEVEVTVTDADGNTDTATVAITVTDVVETAAITLADVNESTPENVAITETPALGGATPIGVVTYTITGGADQGLFTIDAATGAVTLPGQDFENPADANGDNIYEVEVTVTDADGNTDTATVAITVTDVVETAAITLADVNESTPENVAITETPVLGGATPIGVVTYTITGGADQGLFTIDAATGAVTLPGQDFENPADANGDNVYEVEVTVTDADGNTDTATVAITVTDVVETAAITLADVNESTPENVAITETPALGGATPIGVVTYTITGGADQGLFTIDAATGAVTLPGQDFENPADANGDNVYEVEVTVTDADGNTDKATVAITVTNVNDTPTGVDDNLIVEEDSTSGIDNQINVGINDDLGIDGGDGDNYSLDPANGPNNGTVSEVSDGVFEYIPNPDFTGNDSFTYIITDANGDTDTAIVTVTVSPVPDSQDDTVTTTEDTAVIVGIYGNDNDIPTDGTLIITDPSNGTVTIDNGGTPNNPSDDVVTYTPDADFNGTDTFDYTICDNASPANCTTSTVTVTVSPTPDSQDDTVTTTEDTAVIVGIYGNDNDIPTDGTLITTDPSNGTVTIDNGGTPNDPSDDVVTYTPDADFNGTDTFDYTICDNASPANCTTSTVTVTVSPVPDSQDDTVTTTEDTAVIVGIYGNDNDIPTDGTLIITDPSNGTVTIDNGGTPNDPSDDVVTYTPDADFNGTDTFDYTICDNASPANCTTSTVTVTVSPVPDSQDDTVTTTEDTAVIVGIYGNDNDIPTDGTLIITDPSNGTVTIDNGGTPNDPSDDVVTYTPDADFNGTDTFDYTICDNASPANCTTSTVIVTVNATPDAVDDTEVTTEGGVSVEVDIYDNDNDIPTDGDLTTTDPENGTVTIDDGGTPNDPSDDIVTYTPDEGFTGTDTFDYTICDNASPANCSTATVTVEVTKNLDTCVVVFNEFSPNGDGINDYLKIECIEKFKDNTVEIFNRWGNTVYSVKGYSNNDPNNRFEGVSNGRANIQVEKKLPVGTYFYVLDLGNGSPLRKGWIYINR